The Prionailurus viverrinus isolate Anna unplaced genomic scaffold, UM_Priviv_1.0 scaffold_49, whole genome shotgun sequence nucleotide sequence TTGTGGTGCAGCATGGATGTGAGAGAGTACTTCTTGagatttggtattttttttcttcttttaaacttAGTTATATTGAGGTTTGGGAATTTTTCTGCTTTAAGTTTGCTTCCCATGTGGTTTTAGtgccatttaaaatttatttttgttaatctaTATTGACTTTGGAGGAAACATTGGGAGACACAAACCAAGGCAGCCACTGTTGTCTTCATCAATCTGGAAGTCTAATTAGTCTTTTAAAAACGTTTTCTAATTTATGAAAACCAGATCAATCATCACCTACTTTGCTGAGATGTCAAGGTATCATTTTCCTCAGCTGAATAGCTTAAGACCCTCTCGCCCTTGCTGATCACAAAGCAGATCCTGGAGGTGGTCTTAGGTTGTaacctatatatttaaaaaaaacctatcccCAGACACTGGGTATAATACAtttatctccttctttctcacatttatctccttctttctcataaATAGCAGtattgtttttttagattttaattttaattctggttagttaacatggaatgttatatgagtttcaggtgtccaatatagtgattcaacacttccatgcatcACCTAGGGCTCATAacaacaagtgcactctttaatccccatcacctatttcacccatctccccaaccacctaccctctggcaaccatcaatttgttctatATAGtaagagtgtttcttggtttctctctctctctctctctctattttccccttttctcatttattttgtttcttaaattccacattgtgagtgaaatcatatggtatttgtctttctctgacttatttcacttagcataatactctagctccacccatgtggttgcaattggcaagatttcattcttttttttttttaattttttttcaacgtttttatttatttttgggacagaaagagacagagcatgaacgggggaggggcagagagagagggagacacagaattggaaacaggctccaggctccgagccatcagcccagagcctgatgcggggctcgaactcacggaccgcgagattgtgacctggctgaagtcggacgcttaaccgactgcgccacccaggcgccccaagatttcattcttttttatggataatattccattacacacacacacacacacacaccccacacacacacacccacacaccatctttatccattcattagttgatggacatttgggctctttccatactttggctattgcagataatgctgctataaacataggggtgcatgaatccctttgaattagtatttttgtaaattAGGTATTTTGTGAATTAGGTATTTTGGGTAAAacacctagtagtgtaattgctgtatcctagggtagttctatttttaacttttttgaggaatctccatactgctttacagagcagctgcaccagtttgcattcccactaacagtgtaagagggttcccctttctccacatcctcgccaacatctgttgtttcctaagttgttaattttagccattctgacaagtgtgaggtggtatcccattctggttttgatttgtagttccctgatgatgagtgatgttgagcctctttttatgtgcctgttggccatctggatgtcttctttggaaaaatgtcatgtcatctgcccatttattaacaggattatttgttttttggatgttcagttttgtaagttctttatgtattttggatactaaccctttattggatctgtcatttgcaaatatcttctcccattccatcagttggcttttagatttgttgattgtttccttcactgtgcagaagtttcttattttgatgaagtcccaatagtttatttttgtttttgtttcccttgcctcaggagagaTATCTAGAAAAGAGTTGCTATGGCCTGTGTTTTCTCTTTAggatgtttatggtttcaggtttcatatTTAGGTATgtattccattttgaatttattttttgtatagtGAAGAAAGTGGCCAAGTTTCCATTTTTGCATGTTTCTGTGCAGTTTTTCtaacatcatttgttaaagagactgcttctttccaattggatattctttgctgctttgttgaagattaattgaccatatagttgtaggtttatttctggattttctgttctgttgatctatgttcttccttttttgagGCTGTACTTAGTTTCTTCTTTGAAGGACTGAGTTAAGTTCAGGTTTTGTTTTCAGGtttgagtgattttattttaacatgtaaatTTGAGTACATATAGTAATAGAGCATTTTAAATTCTGTACAAATATTTGTGACTATCCTTTAAGCATagctttccttctccttttatgGACAGCAACAAGACCTTTTGGTCAAATTTCctagtttttttctcatttctattgAATAAAAGATCTGATTTACTTTGTAACTTTACCATATATTTGttgttaatcttttaaaaattattattatgttgTATCTAATGAATGCTTGCTCATTTAACAATATAATCTGGTCATAAAGGTCATATTCCCATCTCTGACTATGACACAGtcatatttctaaatgtttaatgCCATTCTAATACCAGTTGGTCTTGATCTGTATTTagagctgatttttaaaagaattcttttagGATTTGCCTTTCTGATATACTCACTCTCTGATTTTATTATTCATATCAGAAATAAACTCAGGAGTTTAAGATTGTGGCTCTACTTATGTCATTTGTAAGTTCAGTGGTCTGTTGAGCTTACACATAATTCATTCTAGGAATTCAATTAAATAGCAAAAGATCTTGATGCTTCCCGTGTCATTTAATATTGCAGTGCTTATGccatagaaataaagaaaagtaagtgaaaatataaagaactttaaaatacatagtGGAAAGATAGTTTGGACTGGCCAGATACagaaaatacagcattcttttcATGAGAGTTGGATAGAGGAAACAGTATTTTCCATATTCTTATTTCCAGAAACCTTTATAATATGACAAGTGAAAAGAGGGCTTTTTCTACTGAAAGAGTTGCCTTAACTCTTCTGTTTAGCCACACTTGCATaggtgttttcaatttctttgtcttcAGGACATGTGTGGATAAATTCTTCACGGGCATAGGCATTGTGAAGATAGCGCCAGACTCCTGAGAATTCTGCTGGAATGTCAAAGTCACGGTATTTCTTGGCAGCAACCTAGGGTTTTGGGAAAAAACGGTAATAAAAGACATCAATGACATGCTTAGTGTGGAGAAACATATTTCAAGAGTCAagatcattggggcacctgggtggctcagtcagttaagcggccgacttcggctcaggtcatgatcttgcggtccgtgagttcaagccccgcgtcgggctctgtgctgacagctcagagcctggagcctgtttcggattctgtgtctccctctctctgaccctcccctgttcatgctctgtctctccctgtcttaaaaataaataaaacgttaaaaaaaaaagagtcaagatCATTAAGGACATGTTATCTGCACAAAAATAATCTTGCACTTActactttaaagttttttttacaaatgtagaCAAAGCTATATTTGTGTaatcatatttaaatttatgCTGTGATTATCAGAAGAATTTCTCCACTAGACTAAGTTTGCTTAGGGTCCCAACTATGtcttatttctttatgtattctgtgTGTTTGGCATAGGACCTGAGACAGAATAAGTTCTGTTCAATAAGAATTTATTAAATCAATGATTAAGTCATCATGATATTATTAGTAGCTCACATTATTTATCATTTGTTAtgacactgttctaagcattctACATGCTTTAATTTAATCAACAGTTCTATGAAATGGGTAATATTacccttgttttttttaagtttatttatttattttgagagagcatgcatgcaagcatgggaggcagagagagagagagagagagagagagagagaatcccaagcaagctttgcactgtcagcacagagccccatgtgggacttgaactcaagaaccatgagatcttgacctgagccaaaatcaagagttagatgctcagctgactgagccacccaggtactccttaCTCTTGTTTTATAGATAAGCCAGTGGAAAGCACCTTCTgatttgggaagaaagaaacaaatttttatgGTTCCCAGAGGAGAtcactgtggatttttttttcctaaggagaaaaaggagatatATACCATGTATAATGATGACAAAGCCATCATATAACAATCTCACACTAAATAGTCACTGTGTTTCATGCTGGCAactcccaaccccctcccaaaCCATTCAGTATGCCCTACAAAGGCTTACTTTAATAATGTTCAGTTTGGGTAACAAGCTGCAGTCAGCCAGTGTCAGCTGGTCCCCATCCAAGAACAATCTTCTGGAAACTGTGAGTTCCTCAGCACTGTCTGGATCAATTTCATCCAGAAGCGGGGTGTTTAAGTAGTCATCCAGACGTTTAAATTCTCTGAGCAGAGATTTTTCAAAATCTGAGGCAAAGAAGTCAGAAGGTTACTAATAAACGTTTTGTCTTCATGACTACATTTTACATAAGCTTTTCACACATTTAGACATCTCTATCTATACACATTGCTTACACTGGCCCTTCAAAATCTAAATAGTTAACTAGAACTCAACTACCCACTGATAAGACAGAATCAGGTGTTTAATCAAATGCTCTTTGACTCTTCTTGAGGAGCATTGGAAGgagagtcaaagaaagaaaaagtcacataTGTTATTACTAAACACAGAAAAGTCAGAAAGTGGAATCAGAAACTAATAGCTCTTATGACTCAGAATACAGTAAACCCATTCAAGAATGGTCATGGGAGATAGTAGATGCTATAGTTTAAGAAACCTTAAAGGCACACAGGAAAAGTTGGTGGGGGGGGCTAAAAAATACAGTCCTGCAGTTAGTTAACTCCTAGCATGTCAATGCTCTAATTGAGCCAAGTTAGTAATTGCTATATTGAATCTTGGGttctaaatttaataaaatttcatggaaaggaatttcaaaggagaaaagaaaaaaatcagaggaagaGTGCATTCCCcaacatatattacatattcagGAAAATCCCATGTTAGCTGAGTGAGACTGTGGGAGTCAGCAAATGtgtgagagaaatagaaa carries:
- the CLIC2 gene encoding chloride intracellular channel protein 2 isoform X2 encodes the protein MADPEIELFVKAGSDGESIGNCPFCQRLFMILWLKGVKFNVTTVDMTRYPHLSPKNKESFDVGCNLFAKFSAYIKNTQKEANKNFEKSLLREFKRLDDYLNTPLLDEIDPDSAEELTVSRRLFLDGDQLTLADCSLLPKLNIIKVAAKKYRDFDIPAEFSGVWRYLHNAYAREEFIHTCPEDKEIENTYASVAKQKS